The following DNA comes from Spirulina major PCC 6313.
CTCTCGACCAAATCCTTGTCGATAAGCTTGGTAAAACACAAATGCGGCCTGAATATTTTCGATAAGCCCAATCAATCCACCGTGATTAGGAGAATGAACAATGGAATAGGCCAAGTCTTTCAATGCTTGCTGACTTTCTTTTGGCAACTCATCCCATCGTTTTTCAATTTGCTCAGCAAATTCACCAATTTTTTGGGCACTCACTGCGTATTCTTGTTGTTTTAGTTTCGCTTTCTTTGCTTTGTCTATATCTCGATTGAGTGTTGCAATATCTCTTGGGGTCAATTCAGAAAAGTTCTTGAGTTCCAGAATAGCTGTACTCATATTTTTCCAGGTTATTTTGATACTAAAAAAATGAGAATATTATACATTTGTTCCCAAGCTTAACAGTTGTTTCCTTTATACACTTTTAGCCCAAATATAGGGGGGCTGATTGACTACAATATACCCCAAATTTTCGCCCGGCGAATACCATGCCTTCTTGAAATTAGTACGTCTGAACGATGATGGGAGGAAGATTGAGACGGCCACTATGCCACGTTCGCCCCGACCTCCTTTAAAATTCAGACGGTATCGAGCGAGAGTTTCGGCTTGAAGCGAGATCACCCGTCCTCAATCCCCAAAATCATCATGCTAGCCAGAGTTTGGAGTGCGTCTGTTGTCGGCATCCATGCCGTCCAAATCGGTGTTGAAGTCGATGTGTCCGGGGGTCTCCCCAAAACGATCCTCGTCGGTTTGCCCGATGCCGCTGTTCAAGAATCCCGCGAGCGCGTTAATGCCGCCCTGAAAAACTCCGGTTTCGCCTTCCCGATGCGGAAGATCCTCGTTAACCTCACCCCCGCCGATCTCCGCAAAGAAGGCCCCAGCTTCGACCTCCCGATTAGTATGGGCATTCTCGCCGCCTCCGAACAGATCAACACCCAACTTTTGGGGGATTTTATTTTTATTGGGGAATTGTCCCTGGATGGCAGTTTGCGACCTGTGGCGGGGGTGTTGCCCGTGGCCGCAGCGGCGAAACAGTTGGGGATGCGCGGCCTGATTCTCCCCGCTGACAATGCCCAAGAAGCCGCCGTGGTGGAAGGGTTGGACATTTACGGGTTTAAGTACCTCAGCGAGATTGCGGCCTTTTGCGATCGCCCCCAAGACCATCAACCCGTCACCCTCAATCGCGATGTCTTCAAAACCGAACCCTGGCTCGGCATCCCCGATCTCAAGGATGTGAAGGGCCAAGCCCAGGCCCGCCGCGCCTTGGAAATCGCCGCCGCTGGGGGCCATAACCTGATTTTCGTCGGGCCACCGGGCAGCGGTAAAACCATGCTGGCCCGCCGTTTGCCGGGGATTCTTCCCGCCTTAACCTTTTCTGAAGCGTTGGAAGTATCCCAAATTCATTCCGTGGCGGGGCTGTTGAAAAATCGCGGCACATTGGTACGGGAGCGACCCTTTCGCAGCCCCCACCATTCCGCGTCGGGGCCGTCGTTGGTGGGGGGTGGGAGTATTCCGAAGCCGGGGGAAATTTCCCTGGCTCACCGTGGCATCTTATTTCTCGATGAGCTAACCGAATTTAAACGGAATGTTTTAGAATTCCTGCGCCAACCCCTCGAAGATGGCCAGGTGACGATTACCCGGACGCGGCAATCGGTGGAGTTTCCCGCCCAATTTACCCTGATCGCCAGTACGAACCCCTGCCCCTGCGGCTATTACGGCGACACGATCCAGGCTTGTACCTGTGGCCCGATCCAGCGGGAACGGTATTGGGCGAAACTGTCGGGGCCGTTGATGGATCGTATTGATCTTCAGGTGGCGGTGAATCGGTTGAAGCCCGATGAGATGATGGGGCAGGCTCAGGGGGAAGGGTCGGCATCGGTGCGCGATCGCGTCCAACGAGCGCGACAGATTGCGAGCGATCGCTTTGCTGCCGAACCCCAAATCCAAGCCAACGCCGACATGCAAAGCCGCCACCTCCGCGACCATTGCGCCCTTGATGATGCCTGTCGCACCCTCCTCGAAACCGCAATTCGCAAACTCGGCCTCTCCGCCCGCGCCATGGATCGCATCCTCAAAGTGGCCCGCACGATCGCCGATCTCGAAAGCGCCGCCACGATCCAAACCCCCCACATCGCCGAAGCCATCCAATACCGCACCATCGACCGCATGCAGTGATTCCCCTTTAAAATAATCATCAGAATCACCCAAGAGGTCTATCATCATGAGCGTCTCACCCTTAACCGTGCAACGCCCCAGCATTGATGACTATTTCACCCAAGAAACTACCTCCGAACACCGTTATGAATATCGCGATGGACTCATCACTGAAATGACCGGTGGAACCCCAGAACATAATGAATTAAGCGGTAGTTTAGTGGTGCTATTACGCCTCGCACTCAAGGGAAAACCCTATCAAGTTTTTGCCACAGATCAACGGCTTTGGATTCCAGAAAAAAACCTCTACACCTACCCCGATTTAATGGTGATGCCTAAGCCAATTTCGCGCCAAGAGGGGCGATCGGATACGGTGATCAATCCCATTTTTATCGCTGAAGTTCTCTCCAAATCCACCCGCAGTTATGACCGCGACGAAAAATTTGAGGCCTATCGCACCATCCCCACCTTTCAAGACTATTTACTCATCGATCAATACCGGATTCACCTTGAGCATTATGTTAAACAACAGGATCATCAATGGCTTTTTACCGAGTATGATGATCCGGCTGCACAGGTTCACCTAACCTCACTCCCCATCGTGATTCCTGTGGCAGAGCTATACGCAGGGATTGAGTTTTAAACCCTCAATGTCGGGGCGAAAGATTTTTCGCCCCTACGCCAATTCGGGATCGACGTGAGCCAATTTCACCCAATCAGCCCACGGCATAGGGGGTGAACTTGCGTTTAAACTCCGAATGCCAGCCCAAGACAATATCATGAGCCGGAACCCCTAATTCCATCAAACGCTCTGCCACTGGCATTTCTGTGCCGTTATATTGCACCCACACTTTACCGTTTTGAATATCAAAGTGAAGCACGGGGCCAAAGACTCGTTTTGAACCTTGCCAACCCACATAAGCCAGTTGGTAATGATCATGAGTTTCATCAAAAATGAGTTGAGCTTGGACGGTGTCTCGATGATTCGCGATCGCACAATGTTCGCTCAAAATTTGCTTAATCGCGGCTCGATACTGTTCTAATTGATCCATCGTTCAATCACCTCCCGATCAGGATTATAAAGAATGAGTTTGACTTGATTGCGTTGTAGAGAACGCTGAATAAAGGGAAGCTCAAAAAAATCAGCATAGGTTTCAACTGGAACAGCCAAATAAACGAAGCGATCAGGCTCTTGTTCTTCAAGGGCTTGGCAATAATTGAGATACTGACCGAGAGCAGTGTGAAAACTACTAATATCGGAGTCTTGAATAAAACTTTTAATTTCAACGGCAATTTTTTCGGATTCACGTTCAGCCGCGATCGCACTCTCTGCCGCCAATTCAATTTGTAGCTTGATGGCTTCACTAATCGCAATCGGAAACGGATCATGGATAATCGTCCACCCATCTTTAATGAGTGCTGTTTTAACCTGTTGATGAAAAATGTCTCTTGCCATAGGGAATCGGGCGATCGCAATCAACACCCTCCAATTCTATCGCCACACTTTGCTAGACTGCTGACACAACAAGGGACGAACGACGAACCGATGAAAAAACAACGCCTGGATCTGCTACTGGTGGAACGGAATTTGTGTGAATCGCGGCAATGGGCGCAGCGGGTGATTCGGGCGGGGGATGTGAAGGTGAATCAGCAGCGGGTGGATAAGCCGGGGACGGAGGTGGCCATTGATGCAGAGATTGAGGTGAAGGCGAAACCGCCCTATGTGTCGCGGGGGGGGGAGAAGTTGGCGAAGGCGTTGGCGGTGTTTGGGGTGGCGGTGCGCGATCGCATCTGTCTCGATGGCGGCATTTCCACGGGGGGCTTTACCGATTGTCTGTTGCAACAGGGGGCGAAACAGGTCTATGGCGTGGATGTGGGCTATGGCCAGGTGGCTTGGTCACTGCGCCAAGATCCCCGCGTCATCCTCAGAGAACGGACGAATCTACGCCACTTGACCCCGGAGGATCTTTACGGTGAGGCGGATCGGGCGGATCTAGGCGTGGCGGATCTGTCGTTTATTTCCCTGACGAAGGTTTTACCGGCTTTTTGGGCCTTGCTCGCCGCGCCACGGGATTTAATCGTGCTGGTGAAGCCACAGTTTGAAGTGGGGAAAGCACGGGTGGGAAAAAAGGGGGTGGTGCGTGATCCCCGCGATCATGCTGATGCGATTTGGGGGGTGATCACGGCGGCGCAGGGGTTGGGCTGGCAGTATCAGGGTCTGGCCTGGTCGCCGATTACGGGGCCAGCGGGGAATGTGGAATATTTGCTCTGGTTGAGGGAAGGGGAGGGGGAGGGGATCGATCTCAGTATGGTGCGGGAGTTGACGGCAGGCGCGATCGCAGCCCTCCGTTAATCTCGATCAATTCAGGCCTCAATACTTAAGTTCCGCAGCAGGACGAAACCCCCTTGATATAATGCAAACCAGCGTCCAACATCGGGGAAGATTGCTGTGAAATTTGGGATCGACATGGGACATAATGCACCGCCAGATACGGGTGCATCGGGCTGGGCGAAGGAAGACGACCTCACTAAGGCCGTTGGCACGCGGGTGAGGGCCAAACTCGCCGCTCTGGGTCATATTGCGGTGAATTGCAATCCGAGTTCTGCCTATAGCGTCTTGGATTCCCTCAACAAGCGGGTCAGCATAGCTAATGCGCAAAATGTGGATCTCTACGTTTCGATTCATTTCAACGCGTTCAATGGCAATGCGAACGGGGCAGAAGTGTTTGCGGTTAGTTCCTCTGGGGAACGCTACGCCAAGCCGGTTTTAAGTGAAATTGTGCGGCTGGGCTTTTTCAACCGGGGGGTGAAGGATGGATCACATCTCTATGTGCTGAAAAATACCTGGATGCCCGCGATTTTGATTGAGTGCTGTTTTATTGATTCCTGGCGCGATCGCGACCTCTACGACACGGAACGGATGGCTAATGCGATCGTCACCGGCCTGACGGGGCAAAGTCCCGTGGTGACTCCCCCCCCCAACACCGAGCAAAACACAGGCGGTTCCACACCTCCCACTTCCTTTGATGCCCAAGTGTTGAAACTTCAGCAGCAGTTAAATCAGTTGCAAATTCGCGATCGCAACAACAAACCCCTCGGCGAAGATGGCCTGATCGGCCCCGCCACCCGTTTCGCCACCCAACGCTTCAACGACCTCATGGCCATCACCAGCGGCGACACCGCCAGCGCCGCCACCTGGAAAGCGATCGCCGAAATCCTCGCCCGTCCCATCCTCCGCCCCAGCCACGCCACTGGCAAAGCCGTGCGCTATGTGCAATTCCGGATCGGAACCGCGATCGACGGTATTTTTGGCTCCCAAACCGCCACCGCCGTCCGTCGCTTCCAACTCCAAACCCACATCACCGTTGACGGCATTGTCGGCCCCCAATGCTGGGGTAAACTCCTCGTCTAGGCCATCCGCCGCCCATTTTTTGAGGTCAGGATGACTGACGGGCGAACAAGCTGCGATAGACGGGCTGGCCTTTGCGGTGGGTGGCGCGTTCCCGTTCAGTGGTGACGGGGAGGGGGTTTTCTGGCAACCAGGGGGCATCGTGTTGACAAACAAAGGCGGGATGGGCGGTAAATTGGTGGGTCATTTCTTGGGCGATCGCCTCCACATCCGACTGCAAAAACACCCGCGCCCCCCCAGGTAACCGCTCCGCCAACAACGCCACCAACTCCGGCTGCACCACCCGCCGCTTCGCATGGCGCTGCTTAAACCACGGATCAGGAAACTGAATCGACACCCACTGCACCCGACCCGGCGGCAACGAGTCGAAAATCTGTACCCCGTCCACATTGACATTACAAAATAAGTAATGCAGATTTTTTAACCTCTCTTCATCCCGAATTCGGTTCGCTTCCTCCACCAACGATTCGCGAATTTCCAGCCCCAGAATATTCCAATCCGGTTGTAGCGGCGCAAGCATCAACGGAAACCGCCCCCGCGCACAGCCAATATCGAGGTGAATCGGTCGGCTCATATCCTCAAACACCTGCGACCAATCCGGCAACACCACCGGGTTTTGATATTTTTTCGCAAGGGGGTTAACGTGCTGACGAACGCGGACTCTAGGCATGGCTCAAAGGATGAAGGATGACGGCAGAAGGCGGAAGGCGGAATTGGATGTTAGAAATCCCAGTTGATCAGGGGCTGAAGCATTGCCAATAGTCGCATCGATCCCATGGATTCGATCAACCGTGCAATGGGGTGGCTTAACATTCTGGGCAGGGAGCAAGGGTTGCTACCGGGGCCGGGATCACAATATATCCGGTTTCGGTAGTGCCGAAGACCCAATTGCGATCGCGCCCCCAATACCACCAGTGGGCGGCGATGTAGGCACAGAGGAGGCTATCGAGTTGGTCTTCGATCGCTTTTAGGGCTTTGCCTGTGAGGGGGGCGAAATCGGGGAGGGCGGGCAGGGGAGATAAGAGCGGGGGATCTAAGCGGGGCAGGACGGTGTAGAGATAGGTGCGGAGTTGGGCGAGGGCTGTTTTGCGATCGCTTAATCGTCCCTTTTTATATTTCAAAATCCGATCCAACCCAAACAGGTGAATCATCGCCGGATGGGGAAACACCTCGATTTGATAGCGGCCGAGAGCTTGGGGGGTGATGTCCGGGGCATGGTGAAACCCCCGCTCGGTGAGTGCTTTCCCTAACCCCACGGTTTGCCGAGCGAAAGGGCGGCCCTGATTGGCGGGATAGCAGCCTGCATGGTAGCGGCCAAAATGGCGATGGGTGAGGCGATCGGGGCGGCGGGTTCCGGTGGGGTTGGGGATAATCGTCGGGGCATCGATGGCAATGATGCCGGGGTCAGTGGGGGCAAGGGTGCGATCGCACCAGTCCAACACATCCGCCGCCGTCGCCACCGTTCCCCAATCCACAAACCGCAACCCCACCCCATCCCACCGCAACCCACAGACCCCACTCGCCCCCGACGACCACCCCAAATCAACCCCTAAACAATTCATGGTGTGGAATTGAGCGGATCAGCAAAGGTATTAATATCACCACCGCCCACCCGTTGAAAGCCCTGTTGCGCCCCAGCATTGGGAGTCAGTTGGCGGCGTTGATTGCTAGGAACGTTAGGGGCTTGGGGTGTGGCCGTCGTGGGATTGCCGGGGGTTGGATTCGTGGGGATGGCGCGGCGGCCCGTCGGCGGCAAGGCGGGGATAGCCGTGGGTGTGGTGGGCGTATTCCGGCGGGTGCGTGTGGGTGGCACAGCGGGAACCGCACTCGACGGCACAGCAGAATTATCCGGAATGCCGAGATTATTGGCGTTGTCATAACGCGAAGTCTGGGGCGTTGGGGCCGCATTGGCGGGAGTCCCTGGCCCATCGGTGGCATTCCCCTGCTGCTCCAGTGCCGTTTGGAGGGGATTTGTGGTCGGTTCAGCGGTGGGACTCTCCCCGTTAAGAGCGCGATCGAGGGCGGAACGCGGCGGGGGTTGATCGGGCTGGACAGTGGTGGCCGAGGTGGCATTATCCGCCGGAGTCGGGGGCGTGAGCAGAGGATTATCCGCGTTTTGCTGCGCGTTATCGGCCTCCTGTTGCTTCATGAATTGTTCGAGCAAACTGGGTTCCTGTTCACCCTCTTCCGGAGAGGAGGCCGGCGGAGCACCCGTGTAGGAACTCTCTGACCGGCCAAACCAAAAGGATAAATCCCCTAACTCCGCATCTTTTTCCAAATCCTCACGGGATAAGGTGGGGTTGAGGCGCAAAATGCGGTCAATCCAGGGGCTATCGGCATGGCTTTCACTGAGCCAGTTGGGGTTGAGGATATAGCTCCACAGTGATGCTCCCACCAAAACCCCCACGACGGTCGAGCCGATCACCATGGGACGTTTATAAAATGGGCGGGGAGCGAGATCTAGTCCCTCAACGGGGTGATGTGGGTGATGTGGGTGATGGGAAGAGTGATGCGGATGAGAAGACATGGCACAACGGGCACGACTTCTTTAGTTTAAGAGATTTTTTGCAGATGGCCAGGTGTGGGATCAACGGGCGACTTGGAAGAGGATCACGCCACCAACGCCAAGGCCTAAGACATTGGTGATCCAGGCGGAGGGAAAGGGGGGAATGACACCGGCCACGCCCATGGCTCCGGTGGTGGTGAAGAGGGTGTAATACAAAAAGATGGTCAAGACACTAATGGCGAAACTGGTGGCGCGTCCCCCTTGCGATCGCGTCCCCAACGCCGCCCCCACCAGCCCGAAAATGAAGCAGGCAAAGGGAAAGGAAATTTTTTGATGGAGTCGTACCGTGATTTTACGAATTTGTTGTAAATCACCACTGATGCGCAGCACTTTGAGATGGTCGCGGGCTTGGGCGATGGTCATTTCGGTGTTATCCCGCACCCGTTCGACCAAATCGAGGGGAGCGCGGGGCAGTTGCAGTTGTTCGCGGTCAAAGCGGAGAATATTCCGAAACGACCCATCGGGATCGATCAGATAAATCGTGCCATTGAAAAAATCCCACTTCCCTTCACGGGGATTCCATTGCGCTGAATCGGAGGTGATGATCTGATTGATGCCCTGCTGACTGCGATCCACCACGGTGAGCTTATGCATGGATTGCCCGTCGTAGCGTTCGGCATAGAAAAGGCGACTGAGGACGTTGCGAGATTGGCCCGTGTCATCGACCACATCGTGATATTCCGGATAGAGAATGTTGCTGTCTTGGAATTGGGGGGTTTCGCCGGTGAGGGCTTCTTCAAGGGTGATGGCGGCGTAGTAGTTGGCACGCGGTACAACGATATCGTTAAAAATAAAGGTCAACGCCGTGATCGCTAAACTGACGATCAACCCCGGCACAACAATCCGATACACACTCACCCCCACGCTGCGCAGGGCGATCAGTTCGCTATCGGCGGCCAAGCGACTGTAGGCCATCAGGGTAGCCAAAAGGATCGACATGGGGAAGGCGTAGCAGATGAATTGGGGCGAACTGAGGGCGGCCACTTTGAAGGCCACCGAGAGGGGTAGACCAAATTCCGTCACCCGCCGCACGAGGTCGAACAATACCCCCACCGCAAACCCCAGGGAGGAAAACAGCCCAACGCCAAAGAGGAACGGCGCGAGAATTTCCCCGATGATGTAGCGATCGAGGACTGACCAGGGAGCACGGATGCGGGGAAGTTCTAGGGCCATGGGGGTGCAGGAGTAAAACGAAACAGGATGGGGGGGCGTGGGTGTGAACCGGACGGGGCGCGATCGCGCCTGAACCTAGGATAATTCTGAATCTCGCTAACCGTTTAAATTTGGAAATCCTCACCGAGATAATACTGACGCACGAGATCATTCTCGTAGAGTTCATCGGCGGTGCCGGAGGCGAGGATCGTGCCTTCGCGCATGATGTAGGCGCGATCGGTGATGGCGAGGGTTTCGCGGACGTTGTGGTCGGTGATTAAAATTCCCATGGGGCGATCGCGCAATTGGGCCACCATTTTTTGAATTTCCGACACCGCGATCGGGTCAACCCCGGCAAAGGGTTCATCCAGCAACAGAAATTCCGGGCCATATTGTCCCGTCGCGAGAGAGCGGGCTAATTCCGTCCGCCGCCGTTCTCCCCCCGACACGTAGCAGCTTTTGGTGTGGGCCACCTGTTCGAGGCGAAATTCACCGAGGAGGGTTTTGAGGCGGTAATGGCGTTCTTGGGGGGAAAGGGGGCCTTGTTCGAGGACGAGTTCCAGGTTTTCAGCAACGGTGAGGTTACGAAAAATGCTGGCCTGTTGGGTGAGGTAGCCGATGCCAAGGTGCGATCGCTCATTGAGCGATAGTTTTGTGATTTCGCGATTATTCAGCCACACCGTCCCCTCATTGGGTTTCACCAGCCCCGTCGCCATATAAAACGTCGTCGTT
Coding sequences within:
- a CDS encoding YifB family Mg chelatase-like AAA ATPase — translated: MLARVWSASVVGIHAVQIGVEVDVSGGLPKTILVGLPDAAVQESRERVNAALKNSGFAFPMRKILVNLTPADLRKEGPSFDLPISMGILAASEQINTQLLGDFIFIGELSLDGSLRPVAGVLPVAAAAKQLGMRGLILPADNAQEAAVVEGLDIYGFKYLSEIAAFCDRPQDHQPVTLNRDVFKTEPWLGIPDLKDVKGQAQARRALEIAAAGGHNLIFVGPPGSGKTMLARRLPGILPALTFSEALEVSQIHSVAGLLKNRGTLVRERPFRSPHHSASGPSLVGGGSIPKPGEISLAHRGILFLDELTEFKRNVLEFLRQPLEDGQVTITRTRQSVEFPAQFTLIASTNPCPCGYYGDTIQACTCGPIQRERYWAKLSGPLMDRIDLQVAVNRLKPDEMMGQAQGEGSASVRDRVQRARQIASDRFAAEPQIQANADMQSRHLRDHCALDDACRTLLETAIRKLGLSARAMDRILKVARTIADLESAATIQTPHIAEAIQYRTIDRMQ
- a CDS encoding Uma2 family endonuclease, which translates into the protein MSVSPLTVQRPSIDDYFTQETTSEHRYEYRDGLITEMTGGTPEHNELSGSLVVLLRLALKGKPYQVFATDQRLWIPEKNLYTYPDLMVMPKPISRQEGRSDTVINPIFIAEVLSKSTRSYDRDEKFEAYRTIPTFQDYLLIDQYRIHLEHYVKQQDHQWLFTEYDDPAAQVHLTSLPIVIPVAELYAGIEF
- a CDS encoding XisI protein, producing the protein MDQLEQYRAAIKQILSEHCAIANHRDTVQAQLIFDETHDHYQLAYVGWQGSKRVFGPVLHFDIQNGKVWVQYNGTEMPVAERLMELGVPAHDIVLGWHSEFKRKFTPYAVG
- a CDS encoding element excision factor XisH family protein; translated protein: MARDIFHQQVKTALIKDGWTIIHDPFPIAISEAIKLQIELAAESAIAAERESEKIAVEIKSFIQDSDISSFHTALGQYLNYCQALEEQEPDRFVYLAVPVETYADFFELPFIQRSLQRNQVKLILYNPDREVIERWIN
- a CDS encoding TlyA family RNA methyltransferase, whose product is MKKQRLDLLLVERNLCESRQWAQRVIRAGDVKVNQQRVDKPGTEVAIDAEIEVKAKPPYVSRGGEKLAKALAVFGVAVRDRICLDGGISTGGFTDCLLQQGAKQVYGVDVGYGQVAWSLRQDPRVILRERTNLRHLTPEDLYGEADRADLGVADLSFISLTKVLPAFWALLAAPRDLIVLVKPQFEVGKARVGKKGVVRDPRDHADAIWGVITAAQGLGWQYQGLAWSPITGPAGNVEYLLWLREGEGEGIDLSMVRELTAGAIAALR
- a CDS encoding N-acetylmuramoyl-L-alanine amidase, giving the protein MKFGIDMGHNAPPDTGASGWAKEDDLTKAVGTRVRAKLAALGHIAVNCNPSSAYSVLDSLNKRVSIANAQNVDLYVSIHFNAFNGNANGAEVFAVSSSGERYAKPVLSEIVRLGFFNRGVKDGSHLYVLKNTWMPAILIECCFIDSWRDRDLYDTERMANAIVTGLTGQSPVVTPPPNTEQNTGGSTPPTSFDAQVLKLQQQLNQLQIRDRNNKPLGEDGLIGPATRFATQRFNDLMAITSGDTASAATWKAIAEILARPILRPSHATGKAVRYVQFRIGTAIDGIFGSQTATAVRRFQLQTHITVDGIVGPQCWGKLLV
- the trmB gene encoding tRNA (guanosine(46)-N7)-methyltransferase TrmB → MPRVRVRQHVNPLAKKYQNPVVLPDWSQVFEDMSRPIHLDIGCARGRFPLMLAPLQPDWNILGLEIRESLVEEANRIRDEERLKNLHYLFCNVNVDGVQIFDSLPPGRVQWVSIQFPDPWFKQRHAKRRVVQPELVALLAERLPGGARVFLQSDVEAIAQEMTHQFTAHPAFVCQHDAPWLPENPLPVTTERERATHRKGQPVYRSLFARQSS
- a CDS encoding DUF429 domain-containing protein, whose amino-acid sequence is MNCLGVDLGWSSGASGVCGLRWDGVGLRFVDWGTVATAADVLDWCDRTLAPTDPGIIAIDAPTIIPNPTGTRRPDRLTHRHFGRYHAGCYPANQGRPFARQTVGLGKALTERGFHHAPDITPQALGRYQIEVFPHPAMIHLFGLDRILKYKKGRLSDRKTALAQLRTYLYTVLPRLDPPLLSPLPALPDFAPLTGKALKAIEDQLDSLLCAYIAAHWWYWGRDRNWVFGTTETGYIVIPAPVATLAPCPEC
- a CDS encoding LptF/LptG family permease: MALELPRIRAPWSVLDRYIIGEILAPFLFGVGLFSSLGFAVGVLFDLVRRVTEFGLPLSVAFKVAALSSPQFICYAFPMSILLATLMAYSRLAADSELIALRSVGVSVYRIVVPGLIVSLAITALTFIFNDIVVPRANYYAAITLEEALTGETPQFQDSNILYPEYHDVVDDTGQSRNVLSRLFYAERYDGQSMHKLTVVDRSQQGINQIITSDSAQWNPREGKWDFFNGTIYLIDPDGSFRNILRFDREQLQLPRAPLDLVERVRDNTEMTIAQARDHLKVLRISGDLQQIRKITVRLHQKISFPFACFIFGLVGAALGTRSQGGRATSFAISVLTIFLYYTLFTTTGAMGVAGVIPPFPSAWITNVLGLGVGGVILFQVAR
- the lptB gene encoding LPS export ABC transporter ATP-binding protein, translated to MTIYLKNVKKRYGKRVVVDRVTVQVSLGEIVGLLGPNGAGKTTTFYMATGLVKPNEGTVWLNNREITKLSLNERSHLGIGYLTQQASIFRNLTVAENLELVLEQGPLSPQERHYRLKTLLGEFRLEQVAHTKSCYVSGGERRRTELARSLATGQYGPEFLLLDEPFAGVDPIAVSEIQKMVAQLRDRPMGILITDHNVRETLAITDRAYIMREGTILASGTADELYENDLVRQYYLGEDFQI